One part of the Hippoglossus hippoglossus isolate fHipHip1 chromosome 11, fHipHip1.pri, whole genome shotgun sequence genome encodes these proteins:
- the zbtb22b gene encoding zinc finger and BTB domain-containing protein 22b has protein sequence MQSLPMEVGSSSSSAHSDTSGSMVQVCFPSAQASVLDSLNRQREDGRLCDLSIHVQGQVFKAHRCVLAASSPYFHDQVLLKDMSTVSIPAVMDPLAFESVLSCAYTGQLRMLREDIVNYLTVGSVLQMWHIVDKCTELLKEDRAAAGGGNSGGGVQVKTGVGGGAGSANPGCSSSNSDSVAAGGNGARGGDGGGGQAQVAGSNEPQRASQPPSHTSVSESQSPSSTNYFSPRDGSSFGGSGAAAAGASVDGGGANNTPSYCTPSGGEEAFLIEEEEEEVEEEEEEVLYHQRKRGRGGGSGRRKKMSSVSEQEVGVSDSFGVSSYQDGLDSVLPPQKRPTYSQPSIMPRKQWVVVKTERMEDDDLIVVSGEEGGEDEEDEDERELELARERERSDFNISNVRSLSVELGGRAESDMDSQMDYCQSSEDYLKFEGSLMDQTLAQHLHDSAAGQSQSANRAVSALLGQVQSAATARAQLFPLDMQGNQILLYSQASGLSLDAAAPPLGMAGGMIGAASFKGPSLEHGAVQLSMQGGLGVDGMDSGGIGGGSSGSNSSTGGSGKMFMCHCGKTFTHKSMRDRHINMHLDLRPFHCPVCAKKFKMKHHLTEHMKTHTGLKPYDCLGCGKKFMWRDSFMRHRSHCERRSRLGESGEAGGSGEGGRRGGGGGEDGPDLISSAHLLLSAGEGGQGNVQGGGGGRGGVSVSSPHLTGGVSATGSSSSNSSLSNSNNMAAAGALLGVVTQSPGQGSGMFGALALGRSVCGEVSANDNSVT, from the exons ATGCAGTCCCTGCCCATGGAagtgggcagcagcagcagttcagcTCACAGCGACACTTCTGGCTCGATGGTGCAGGTGTGCTTCCCCAGCGCTCAGGCCTCGGTGCTGGACAGCCTGAACCGGCAGAGAGAGGACGGCAGGCTCTGTGACCTCTCCATCCACGTCCAGGGACAAGTGTTCAAGGCCCACCGCTGCGTCCTGGCCGCGTCCTCACCCTACTTCCATGACCAG GTTCTACTGAAGGACATGTCTACGGTCTCCATCCCGGCCGTAATGGACCCGCTGGCGTTTGAGAGCGTGCTGAGCTGTGCCTACACGGGTCAGCTCCGGATGCTGCGTGAAGACATCGTCAACTACCTCACAGTGGGAAGCGTCCTGCAGATGTGGCACATCGTGGACAAGTGCACCGAGCTGCTGAAGGAGGACCGAGCTGCGGCCGGAGGGGGCAACAGTGGAGGAGGCGTGCAGGTCAAAACCGGGGTGGGAGGAGGTGCGGGTTCAGCTAACCCCGGCTgtagcagcagcaacagtgacAGTGTTGCAGCTGGTGGTAATGGAGCCCGTGGTGGTGATGGCGGTGGTGGTCAAGCTCAGGTGGCGGGCTCCAACGAGCCCCAGCGTGCCTCCCAACCTCCCAGCCACACGTCCGTGAGTGAGAGCCAGTCGCCGAGCAGCACCAACTACTTCAGCCCCAGAGACGGGAGCAGCTTTGGGGGAAgcggtgcagctgcagctggagcttCAGTGGACGGAGGAGGGGCGAACAACACCCCCAGCTACTGCACCCCATCAGGAGGGGAGGAGGCCTTTCTaattgaggaagaggaggaggaagtagaggaggaagaggaggaggtgttgtACCACcaaaggaagagaggaagaggaggaggcagcgggaggaggaagaaaatgagTTCAGTGTCAGAGCAGGAAGTCGGGGTCAGCGACAGCTTCGGAGTTTCGTCCTATCAG GACGGGCTGGACTCAGTGCTGCCACCGCAGAAGCGTCCCACCTACAGCCAGCCCAGCATCATGCCTCGTAAACAGTGGGTGGTGGTGAAAACCGAACGCATGGAGGACGACGACCTCATCGTTGTGTctggggaggagggaggcgaggacgaggaggacgaggacgagagggagctggagctggccagagagagggagaggagcgaCTTCAACATCTCCAACGTCAGGAGCCTCTCTGTCGAGCTGGGAGGCAGAGCCGAGAGCGACATGGACTCACAG ATGGACTACTGCCAGTCTTCAGAAGACTACCTCAAGTTTGAAGGCAGTTTAATGGACCAGACGTTAGCTCAGCACCTTCACGACAGCGCTGCAGGTCAGAGCCAGAGCGCCAACCGTGCGGTTTCAGCGCTGCTGGGCCAGGTTCAGTCTGCGGCAACGGCCCGCGCCCAGCTCTTCCCCCTGGACATGCAGGGGAACCAGATCCTCCTCTACAGCCAGGCCTCCGGACTCTCTCTGGACGCTGCCGCCCCCCCTCTAGGGATGGCAGGTGGTATGATAGGAGCAGCATCTTTCAAAGGTCCCAGTCTGGAGCACGGTGCGGTCCAACTGTCGATGCAGGGTGGTCTGGGAGTCGATGGCATGGACAGCGGGGGGATTGGAGgtggcagcagtggcagcaacagcagcactgGGGGTTCTGGGAAAATGTTTATGTGCCACTGTGGTAAGACGTTCACCCACAAGAGCATGAGGGATCGCCACATTAACATGCACCTGGACCTGAGGCCGTTCCACTGCCCCGTCTGTGCCAAGAAGTTCAAGATGAAGCATCACCTCACGGAGCACATGAAGACGCACACAGGCCTCAAGCCGTACGACTGCCTCGGCTGTGGCAAGAAGTTCATGTGGCGCGACAGCTTCATGAGGCACCGCTCGCACTGCGAGAGGCGCAGCAGGTTGGGGGAGAGCGGGGAAGCAGGGGGCAGCggcgagggaggaagaagagggggaggcGGAGGTGAGGATGGGCCGGATTTGATTTCCTCTGctcacctcctcctgtctgcaggTGAGGGAGGTCAGGGTAATgttcagggaggaggaggagggagaggaggagtgtctgtttcttctccacATCTCACCGGCGGCGTCTCAGCCACAGGAAgtagcagcagcaacagcagtttgagcaacagcaacaacatggCAGCCGCAGGGGCGCTTTTGGGGGTCGTCACTCAGAGTCCAGGTCAGGGATCTGGGATGTTTGGTGCTCTGGCGCTGGGTcggagtgtgtgtggtgaagtCAGTGCCAATGATAACAGCGTGacttaa